A genome region from Hippopotamus amphibius kiboko isolate mHipAmp2 chromosome 1, mHipAmp2.hap2, whole genome shotgun sequence includes the following:
- the LOC130854348 gene encoding heterogeneous nuclear ribonucleoprotein A1-like yields MLTDCVVMRDPNTKCSRGFGCVTYATVEEVDAAMNARPHKVDGRVVEPKRAVSREDSQRPGAHLMVKKISVGGIKEDTEEHHLRDYLEQYGKTEVTEFMTDRGSGKKRDFAFVTFDDHDFVDKTVIQKHHTVNGHSCEVRKALSKQEMASASSSQRGRSGSGDFGGGCGGGSGGNDNFGHGGNFSGRGGFGGSRGGGGYGGSGDGYNGFGNDGSNFGGAGSYKDFGNYNNQSSNFGPMKGGNSGGRSSGPYGGGGQYFAKPQNQGGYGSSSSSSSYGSGRRF; encoded by the coding sequence ATGCTCACAGACTGTGTGGTAATGAGGGATCCGAACACCAAGTGCTCCAGAGGCTTCGGGTGTGTCACCTATGCCACTGTGGAGGAGGTGGATGCGGCCATGAATGCAAGGCCACACAAGGTAGATGGAAGAGTTGTGGAACCAAAGAGGGCTGtctcaagagaagattctcaaagacctggtgcccacttaatggtgaaaaagaTTTCTGTTggtggcattaaagaagacactgaaGAACACCACCTAAGAGATTATCTTGAGCAGTATGGGAAAACTGAAGTGACTGAATTCATGACTGACCGAGGCAGTGGCAAAAAGAGAGACTTTGCTTTCGTAACCTTTGATGATCATGACTTCGTAGACAAGACTGTCATTCAGAAACACCACACTGTGAATGGCCACAGCTGTGAAGTGAGGAAAGCCCTatctaagcaagagatggctaGCGCTTCATCCAGTCAAAGAGGTCGAAGTGGTTCTGGAGattttggtggtggttgtggaGGTGGTTCTGGTGGGAATGACAACTTTGGTCATGGAGGAAACTTCAGTGGTCgaggtggctttggtggcagccgtggtggtggtggctatggtggcagtggggatggctaTAATGGATTTGGTAATGATGGAAGCAATTTTGGAGGTGCTGGAAGCTACAAAGATTTTGGCAATTACAAcaatcaatcttcaaattttggacccaTGAAAGGAGGAAACTCTGGAGGCAGAAGTTCTGGCCCCTATGGTGGTGGAGGCCAATACTTTGCCAAACCACAAAACCAAGGTGGCTATGGcagttccagcagcagcagtagctatggcagtggcagaaggttttaa